Proteins encoded in a region of the Methanobrevibacter millerae genome:
- the comE gene encoding sulfopyruvate decarboxylase subunit beta has product MKRRDAILKIMDSINDELIICNIGFPSRELYDIKDRAENFYMIGSMGLASSIGLGLALSKPDKDVVVIDGDGALLMNMGSLVTVNACKPRNLTWIVINNGAYGSTGNQETYAKDLDLEEIADSVGLKSHDFYGIGLKRLIKDDECHFIVFNCKPGNSEAPIIDLTPEVIKKRFMKAVND; this is encoded by the coding sequence ATGAAAAGAAGAGATGCTATTTTAAAGATAATGGATTCAATAAATGATGAACTGATCATCTGCAATATAGGATTTCCATCAAGAGAACTATATGACATCAAAGACAGGGCTGAAAACTTCTATATGATTGGATCAATGGGACTTGCATCATCAATAGGACTGGGCTTAGCACTATCAAAACCTGATAAAGATGTTGTTGTAATTGACGGCGACGGTGCATTGCTCATGAATATGGGATCACTTGTTACGGTCAATGCATGCAAACCAAGAAATCTGACATGGATTGTAATAAACAATGGCGCATACGGCTCAACAGGAAATCAGGAAACCTATGCTAAAGACCTTGATTTAGAAGAAATTGCTGATAGTGTAGGTTTGAAAAGCCATGATTTTTATGGAATTGGCTTAAAAAGATTGATAAAAGATGATGAATGTCATTTTATAGTATTCAACTGCAAGCCAGGTAATTCAGAAGCACCTATAATCGACCTAACACCCGAAGTCATCAAAAAAAGATTCATGAAGGCAGTCAATGACTAA
- the comD gene encoding sulfopyruvate decarboxylase subunit alpha, which yields MDSTEAIYNGLKDAGIDFIVSVPCVNLSKLLNMIDEDDEIIHIPVTREEEGIGLCAGAYMGGKRTAILMQNSGLGNSINALKSLTELYGFPLLMIISHRGTEGENICGQVPMGQSTPLILEAMNFNFFTPGNPEGAYEDMRNSWELSEEEGKPVSILLEIKYW from the coding sequence ATGGATAGTACAGAAGCTATTTACAACGGATTAAAAGATGCCGGAATAGACTTTATTGTAAGCGTTCCTTGTGTCAACTTGTCCAAACTATTAAATATGATAGATGAAGATGATGAAATAATTCACATACCAGTTACAAGAGAGGAAGAGGGAATCGGACTATGTGCCGGAGCATATATGGGAGGAAAAAGAACAGCTATACTAATGCAGAATTCAGGACTTGGAAACTCAATAAATGCATTAAAATCACTGACTGAACTATATGGATTTCCTCTTTTGATGATAATAAGCCACAGAGGAACAGAAGGGGAAAACATATGCGGCCAAGTTCCGATGGGACAATCAACCCCTTTGATTTTGGAAGCTATGAATTTCAACTTTTTTACTCCAGGAAACCCTGAAGGGGCATATGAAGACATGAGAAACTCATGGGAGTTATCCGAAGAGGAAGGAAAGCCCGTTTCAATACTATTAGAAATTAAATATTGGTGA
- the cofH gene encoding 5-amino-6-(D-ribitylamino)uracil--L-tyrosine 4-hydroxyphenyl transferase CofH has translation MFDKLPISSKTEKILTKSLDEPISVEEGNHLMNIKGPDLYPLIATADYLRSKIVGDDVTFINNCNINFTNICTVRCGFCAFGKDADDPDAYILNDEQILAKAQGAVEKGAHEFCVMGGVLPDADIEYYEHLLHLLKGEYPDVMIHGFSPTMIRDAAVLSGMDMAEACERLKSAGLDTLPGTAAEILTDRSREIICPEKVSVKEWIDTVRTAHEVGIPGSATIMYGHVETLEERVEHIDVIRQLQEETHGFTEFIPMTFMHEYSPIFLEGQRNLGASGTEDLKLYAVSRLMLRDLIPNIQVSWVKMGFRFAQVVLTAGANDLGGTLGGDELSEASGAPDGVEASIETLDSMVKNLGRNPIERNSKYTEFYPIEYQTKLEMPSK, from the coding sequence ATGTTTGATAAACTACCAATTTCTTCAAAAACAGAAAAAATTTTAACTAAATCTTTGGATGAGCCAATTTCTGTTGAAGAAGGAAATCATTTGATGAATATTAAAGGGCCGGATTTATATCCGTTAATCGCAACTGCAGATTATTTGAGGAGCAAAATAGTTGGTGACGATGTTACGTTTATTAATAACTGTAATATTAACTTCACTAACATCTGTACGGTTAGATGCGGATTTTGTGCATTTGGTAAGGATGCTGATGACCCTGATGCATATATTTTAAACGATGAGCAGATTTTGGCTAAGGCTCAGGGCGCTGTTGAAAAGGGTGCTCATGAATTCTGTGTAATGGGAGGTGTACTTCCCGATGCTGACATTGAATATTATGAACATTTGCTTCATTTGCTTAAAGGAGAATATCCTGATGTCATGATTCATGGATTTTCACCTACTATGATTAGGGATGCTGCTGTTTTATCTGGTATGGATATGGCTGAAGCCTGTGAGAGATTAAAATCTGCGGGACTTGATACTTTGCCAGGTACTGCAGCAGAAATATTGACTGACAGATCACGTGAAATAATATGTCCTGAAAAGGTCAGCGTTAAGGAATGGATTGATACAGTCAGAACTGCCCATGAAGTCGGTATTCCAGGTTCCGCTACAATCATGTATGGGCATGTTGAAACATTGGAAGAGCGTGTAGAGCACATTGACGTTATTCGTCAATTGCAGGAAGAAACCCACGGATTTACGGAATTTATTCCAATGACTTTTATGCATGAGTACTCTCCGATATTTTTGGAAGGTCAAAGAAACCTTGGAGCAAGCGGTACAGAGGACTTGAAGTTATATGCAGTATCCAGATTAATGTTGAGGGATTTGATTCCTAACATTCAGGTATCATGGGTAAAAATGGGTTTCAGATTTGCTCAAGTTGTTCTCACAGCAGGTGCTAATGATTTGGGAGGAACTTTGGGTGGAGATGAACTTTCTGAAGCATCAGGTGCTCCTGATGGAGTTGAAGCATCTATTGAAACTTTGGACAGTATGGTTAAAAATCTCGGAAGAAACCCTATTGAGAGAAACTCCAAGTATACAGAATTTTATCCGATTGAATATCAAACTAAATTAGAAATGCCTTCAAAATAA
- a CDS encoding thymidylate kinase, whose protein sequence is MKFIVIDGLDGSGKDTQINLLAQTFKKQGKNVVVRSHPCDDNRYGRKSKAALLKTGKINHLLATVYFGLDAIRSVRKYSHDGSIDVLIFSRYILAVMYLPDVVNVIVYKIVCFALPTSEYMFFLDVSPEESLRRIGSRNEDTEMFENKESLIKARNKSRKFTYNWNVVDGDRSVEEISNEIISKCLG, encoded by the coding sequence ATGAAATTTATCGTAATTGATGGACTTGATGGGTCTGGAAAGGATACACAAATTAATTTGCTGGCACAAACATTTAAAAAGCAGGGGAAAAACGTAGTAGTTCGTTCACACCCCTGTGATGACAATAGATATGGCCGTAAATCCAAGGCTGCTTTATTAAAGACAGGTAAAATCAATCATTTGCTTGCTACAGTTTATTTTGGTTTGGATGCAATTAGATCTGTGAGAAAATACTCTCATGATGGGAGCATTGATGTTTTAATTTTTTCAAGATACATTTTGGCAGTTATGTATCTTCCGGATGTGGTGAATGTAATTGTTTATAAGATTGTTTGCTTTGCACTTCCTACATCTGAATATATGTTTTTTTTAGATGTATCTCCTGAAGAATCTTTAAGAAGGATTGGTTCACGTAATGAGGATACTGAAATGTTTGAAAATAAGGAATCACTTATTAAAGCCAGAAACAAATCCAGAAAGTTTACTTACAACTGGAATGTTGTTGACGGCGATAGATCAGTTGAGGAGATAAGCAATGAAATCATTTCCAAATGTTTGGGTTGA
- a CDS encoding lipopolysaccharide assembly protein LapB, whose amino-acid sequence MSEKLIEHFEKEKNYDEVIKIIDELILEDPEKASSLLFRKAEALVGLEKYQQAITTLKVYAKDCPNNEKIKSYVLIASCYMNLDNDEKAEEYLVKILEIDPENDIILKQLSYMAYINQDFERCCYLIKILIKIDKADIEDYTNLIFCCIQLDMIDDALKYAEKVIELDPTNLDVFATLTIVYENMDDEEKLKEVCQRIINLKDDGTLQIILLKAQAYLELGKKEEAFEFVNKAIKLNPYDPFPYLMKGLLYNNLGMSDEAEECFNEAFRLNPEILESIEKLS is encoded by the coding sequence ATGAGTGAAAAGTTGATTGAGCATTTTGAAAAAGAGAAAAACTATGATGAGGTAATAAAAATAATTGATGAACTTATTTTGGAAGACCCTGAAAAAGCCTCATCTCTACTTTTTAGAAAAGCTGAAGCGTTAGTTGGGCTTGAAAAATACCAACAGGCCATTACCACATTAAAAGTATATGCAAAAGATTGTCCAAATAATGAAAAAATCAAATCCTATGTTCTCATTGCATCATGTTATATGAACCTTGACAATGATGAAAAGGCAGAGGAGTATCTAGTTAAGATTTTGGAAATCGATCCGGAAAATGATATAATATTAAAGCAGCTATCTTACATGGCATATATCAATCAGGATTTTGAAAGATGCTGCTATTTGATTAAGATACTGATTAAAATTGATAAGGCAGACATTGAAGACTATACAAATTTAATTTTCTGCTGTATTCAGCTTGACATGATAGATGATGCACTGAAATATGCTGAAAAGGTGATAGAGCTTGACCCGACAAACCTTGATGTTTTTGCAACATTGACTATAGTCTATGAAAATATGGATGATGAGGAAAAGCTGAAGGAAGTCTGTCAGAGAATCATAAATTTAAAGGATGACGGAACACTTCAAATCATACTTTTGAAGGCGCAGGCATATTTGGAACTTGGAAAAAAAGAAGAAGCATTCGAATTTGTCAATAAAGCTATTAAGTTAAATCCCTATGATCCCTTCCCGTATCTGATGAAAGGATTATTATACAATAACCTGGGCATGTCTGATGAGGCTGAAGAGTGTTTCAATGAAGCATTCCGTCTTAATCCAGAAATATTGGAAAGTATTGAAAAATTAAGTTAA
- the priS gene encoding DNA primase catalytic subunit PriS: MFSKATMKERRQYYREEWSEKDLPEFIRDGIKKREFGFDHNGNGPNDRYKTFRGTESLRKFLRYKAPFAAYISVAFYNNPKRRQDWQKAEYIFDVDAKDIPIRSCNCDGVCEICLGEALEIVNSLIDTLEGDLGLDNIHLIYSGRGYHIRILDEEMMLANSELRSEVLKYTAGAEVPKSQFINTDISNKAFNFEHFSIPIGYSKIFTDKMKYNVQHLTGAEELDGINPKLMKDILKARHHLDNDEWGYFKRDIGPRRYKNLVEAMARVNLATIDAKVSIDLKRILRLPSSLHSKVSMKCMEVKNRETFDPFKEAVPKFVYERDD; this comes from the coding sequence ATGTTTTCAAAAGCTACCATGAAAGAACGACGCCAATATTATCGTGAGGAATGGAGTGAAAAAGACCTTCCTGAATTCATTAGAGATGGAATCAAAAAAAGAGAGTTTGGTTTTGACCATAATGGAAATGGTCCTAATGACAGATACAAAACTTTTAGGGGAACAGAGTCTTTAAGAAAATTCCTTAGATATAAAGCACCGTTTGCAGCATATATTTCAGTAGCTTTTTATAATAACCCTAAAAGAAGACAAGATTGGCAGAAAGCAGAATATATTTTCGATGTTGATGCGAAAGATATTCCAATCAGATCATGCAACTGTGACGGAGTATGTGAAATCTGTTTAGGTGAAGCCCTGGAAATCGTAAACTCATTAATAGATACATTAGAGGGAGATTTAGGTCTTGACAACATCCATTTAATCTATTCCGGCAGAGGATATCACATCAGAATTTTAGATGAAGAGATGATGCTTGCAAACAGTGAACTTAGATCAGAAGTATTAAAGTATACCGCAGGCGCTGAAGTGCCAAAATCACAGTTCATCAATACAGATATTTCAAATAAGGCATTCAATTTTGAGCATTTCTCAATCCCCATAGGATATTCCAAAATATTCACTGATAAAATGAAATACAATGTTCAGCATCTGACAGGTGCTGAAGAGCTTGATGGAATTAATCCAAAACTGATGAAAGATATTCTTAAGGCAAGACATCACTTGGATAATGATGAATGGGGTTATTTCAAAAGAGACATAGGCCCTAGAAGATATAAAAATTTAGTTGAGGCTATGGCTCGCGTTAACTTGGCAACCATTGATGCCAAGGTTTCCATAGATTTGAAAAGAATTTTGAGGCTTCCTTCATCACTTCACTCAAAAGTCAGCATGAAATGTATGGAAGTTAAGAACAGAGAAACTTTTGACCCATTTAAAGAGGCAGTGCCTAAATTTGTTTATGAAAGAGATGATTAA
- a CDS encoding carboxypeptidase-like regulatory domain-containing protein: MFIVSISSVSASADLNQTISDESTDTVGASYSDGSILSDSNDFGFGNITPDIIKNITADVIDLNVPDVTKYYGGSENLEISFKLFNQTMKNASLKITLNGVDYYKTTNDEGKTSLALNLDSGVYDARVSYMYILTQKAKVTINPTVEGKDLIKMYGNASKYYAKFIDSQGQILKNTDVKFNINGVQYTRKTNGSGIAGLNINLNHGEYIITATNPVTGEMHSNNIFISVSIVENNDLTKYYRNASQYSVRLMDDNGNPVGKGVSALFNINGVFYNRTSDENGYVKLNINLRPGDYIITAEYNGYKVSNNIKVLPVLVGSDLTKQVFDLTPFSVKLVDGQGFPLIGKVITLNINGVMYNRTTDLLGYARLNINLWPGQYIVTSMYAENGAITSNKVTITSIFG; the protein is encoded by the coding sequence TTGTTTATTGTTTCTATTTCTTCAGTATCTGCAAGTGCTGATTTAAATCAAACAATAAGCGATGAAAGTACGGACACAGTGGGTGCATCTTATAGTGATGGAAGTATTCTGTCAGATTCAAATGATTTTGGGTTTGGCAATATTACTCCTGATATAATTAAGAACATTACTGCAGATGTCATTGATTTGAATGTTCCTGATGTCACAAAGTATTATGGTGGTTCTGAAAATCTTGAAATTTCATTTAAATTATTTAACCAGACAATGAAAAATGCTTCTCTTAAAATAACTCTTAATGGTGTGGATTATTATAAAACTACAAATGATGAGGGAAAAACTTCCTTAGCTCTTAATCTGGATTCAGGCGTCTATGATGCTCGTGTTTCATATATGTATATTTTAACTCAAAAAGCTAAAGTAACAATCAATCCAACTGTCGAGGGAAAAGATTTGATTAAGATGTATGGAAATGCATCAAAATACTATGCAAAATTCATTGATTCTCAAGGTCAAATCTTAAAAAATACTGATGTCAAATTCAATATAAACGGTGTTCAATATACAAGAAAAACTAATGGGTCAGGTATTGCAGGTTTAAACATTAATTTAAATCATGGTGAATATATTATAACAGCCACTAATCCTGTAACAGGGGAAATGCATTCAAATAATATTTTCATATCAGTATCTATTGTGGAAAATAATGATTTAACCAAATATTACAGGAATGCATCACAGTATTCCGTAAGGCTTATGGATGATAATGGAAATCCTGTTGGAAAAGGGGTTTCAGCATTATTCAATATTAACGGTGTATTTTATAATAGAACCAGTGATGAAAATGGTTATGTAAAATTAAACATCAATTTAAGACCTGGAGATTATATCATAACTGCTGAATATAATGGATATAAGGTTTCTAACAACATTAAAGTTTTACCTGTTCTTGTCGGGTCTGATTTAACTAAACAAGTCTTTGATTTAACACCATTTTCCGTTAAATTGGTTGATGGTCAAGGTTTTCCTTTAATTGGTAAGGTAATAACATTAAATATCAATGGTGTCATGTATAATCGTACCACTGACCTTTTAGGTTATGCCAGATTGAACATTAACCTATGGCCTGGCCAATACATTGTCACTTCAATGTATGCTGAAAATGGCGCAATCACTTCAAATAAAGTAAC